The Microcebus murinus isolate Inina chromosome 26, M.murinus_Inina_mat1.0, whole genome shotgun sequence genome contains a region encoding:
- the CXCL13 gene encoding C-X-C motif chemokine 13, which translates to MSSIWAPLLLLLLLGSHLSPARGLLEAYYTNWKCKCNQESSDFVHPRFIDQLQVFPRGNGCARVEIILRMKNKSVICVNPQSKWIQTIVKILQKKKSFSTPPTPVIKRRVS; encoded by the exons ATGAGCAGCATCTGGGCGccactgctcctgctgctgctgctaggcAGCCACCTCTCTCCAGCCCGGG GGCTTCTGGAGGCCTACTACACAAACTGGAAGTGTAAATGCAACCAAGAGAGCTCGGATTTTGTCCACCCACGATTCATCGATCAGCTTCAAGTCTTCCCCCGTGGGAACGGCTGTGCAAGGGTGGAAATCAT ACTCCGGATGAAGAATAAGTCCGTTATCTGCGTGAACCCTCAAAGCAAATGGATACAAACAATAGTGAAAATATTACAGAA aaaaaaaagtttttcaactCCACCAACTCCAGTGATTAAGAGAAGGGTTTCCTGA